A single region of the Mustela lutreola isolate mMusLut2 chromosome 2, mMusLut2.pri, whole genome shotgun sequence genome encodes:
- the ZNF358 gene encoding zinc finger protein 358 isoform X1: MATAAAGAGELQVPAAPAAALGRPLSLPGSAWRGRWAEGAAGGAGGRGASCGPRGRGGPGRGEGRRDPSFPREEEPNMERGAEPWSWALDTSSAGSHDFHPDPAPEAASTSTPGMRRSVLVRNPGHRGPRPAYEELDSDSEDLDPNPEELDAVCEDPEPDPEDLNTVSEDADPSYEDLGPVSEDLDPDAEAPSSISAARDSDPQDLHPMASSFDLDPDVIGPVPLVLDPNNDTLSPTESPDVDPLASSLTATPEVLAPSPAVLPAPASPPRPFSCPDCGRAFRRSSGLSQHRRTHSGEKPYRCPDCGKSFSHGATLAQHRGIHTGARPYQCAACGKAFGWRSTLLKHRSSHSGEKPHHCPVCGKAFGHGSLLAQHLRTHGGPRPHKCPVCAKGFGQGSALLKHLRTHTGERPYPCPQCGKAFGQSSALLQHQRTHTAERPYRCPHCGKAFGQSSNLQHHLRIHTGERPYACPHCSKAFGQSSALLQHLHVHSGERPYRCQLCGKAFGQASSLTKHKRVHEGAAAAAAAAAAAAAAAAAGLGLSPASMLRPGQVSLLGPDAVSVLGSGLGLSPGPSSGLGSEPSSVLGSLPDPGPKALSGSESTPTPDSVKSSDPKPVPNANPDVVASPEQGSGPSSDQDPAPSPQPNPESHPEPCSPTRNTVSPALPTGESPEWVQEQGALLGPDG; the protein is encoded by the exons atGGCGACGGCCGCGGCGGGCGCGGGCGAACTACAAGTCCCAGCAGCTCCCGCTGCGGCCCTCGGCCGGCCCCTCTCGCTCCCCGGGAGCGCCTGGCGGGGCCGCTGGGCCGAGGGGGCCGCCGGCGGGGCTGGCGGGCGGGGGGCTTCCTGCGGGCCCCGGGGGCGCGGCGGGCCGGGCAGGGGCGAGGGGCGCCGG GACCCAAGCTTCCCACGGGAggaggagcccaacatggagagaggggcagagcccTGGAGCTGGGCACTGGACACCTCTAGTGCCGGGTCCCATGACTTCCATCCAG ATCCTGCCCCGGAAGCAGCCAGCACTTCCACACCAGGGATGCGGCGCTCAGTCCTGGTCAGGAACCCGGGCCACAGAGGTCCAAGGCCTGCTTATGAAGAGCTTGACTCCGACTCAGAGGACCTGGACCCCAACCCTGAAGAGCTGGATGCAGTCTGCGAAGACCCAGAGCCTGACCCAGAAGACCTCAACACTGTCTCCGAAGATGCGGACCCCAGCTACGAAGATCTGGGGCCCGTCTCTGAGGACCTGGACCCCGACGCCGAAGCTCCGAGCTCCATCTCAGCTGCCCGGGACTCGGATCCCCAAGATCTCCACCCCATGGCTTCAAGTTTCGACCTTGATCCAGATGTCATTGGCCCTGTGCCCCTGGTTCTTGACCCTAACAACGACACCCTCAGCCCCACCGAATCCCCAGACGTGGACCCCCTCGCATCCAGCCTCACTGCCACTCCCGAggtcctggcccccagccccgcgGTGCTCCCTGCACCCGCCAGCCCTCCCCGGCCCTTCTCCTGCCCCGACTGCGGGCGAGCCTTCCGCCGTAGCTCGGGGCTGAGCCAGCACCGCCGTACCCACAGCGGCGAGAAGCCCTACCGCTGCCCCGACTGCGGCAAGTCGTTCAGCCACGGCGCCACGCTGGCCCAGCACCGCGGCATCCACACAGGCGCGCGGCCCTACCAGTGCGCCGCCTGCGGCAAGGCCTTCGGCTGGCGCTCGACGCTGCTGAAGCACCGCAGCAGCCACAGTGGCGAGAAGCCGCACCACTGCCCGGTGTGCGGCAAGGCGTTCGGGCATGGCTCGCTGCTGGCGCAGCACCTGCGCACGCACGGCGGGCCGCGGCCGCACAAGTGCCCAGTGTGCGCCAAGGGCTTCGGGCAGGGTTCGGCGCTGCTGAAGCACCTGCGCACGCACACCGGCGAGCGGCCCTACCCGTGCCCGCAGTGCGGCAAGGCCTTCGGCCAGAGCTCGGCACTGCTGCAGCACCAGCGCACGCACACGGCCGAGCGCCCTTACCGCTGTCCCCACTGCGGGAAGGCCTTCGGCCAGAGCTCCAACCTGCAGCACCACCTGCGCATCCACACCGGCGAGCGGCCCTACGCCTGTCCCCACTGCTCCAAGGCCTTCGGCCAGAGCTCCGCGCTGCTGCAGCACCTGCACGTGCACTCCGGGGAGCGCCCTTACCGCTGCCAGCTCTGCGGCAAGGCCTTTGGCCAAGCGTCCAGCCTCACCAAGCACAAGCGGGTGCACGAgggcgccgccgccgctgccgccgcagCTGCtgcagcagccgccgccgccgccgcgggccTTGGCCTCAGTCCTGCCTCCATGTTGAGGCCCGGGCAGGTCTCCCTCCTGGGTCCTGATGCTGTCTCTGTTCTTGGCTCCGGCCTGGGCCTCAGCCCTGGCCCCAGCTCCGGCCTGGGCTCTGAACCTAGCTCCGTGCTGGGCTCCCTTCCTGATCCTGGCCCCAAAGCTCTCTCTGGCTCCGAATCTACCCCCACCCCTGATTCTGTCAAATCTTCTGACCCTAAGCCTGTTCCCAATGCCAATCCTGACGTCGTGGCCAGCCCTGAGCAGGGATCTGGTCCCAGCTCTGACCAGGATCCCGCCCCTAGCCCCCAGCCCAACCCTGAATCTCACCCTGAGCCCTGCTCTCCCACCCGCAACACTGTCAGTCCAGCCCTCCCTACTGGCGAGAGTCCCGAGTGGGTGCAGGAGCAAGGGGCTCTGCTGGGGCCGGATGGCTGA
- the ZNF358 gene encoding zinc finger protein 358 isoform X2: MERGAEPWSWALDTSSAGSHDFHPDPAPEAASTSTPGMRRSVLVRNPGHRGPRPAYEELDSDSEDLDPNPEELDAVCEDPEPDPEDLNTVSEDADPSYEDLGPVSEDLDPDAEAPSSISAARDSDPQDLHPMASSFDLDPDVIGPVPLVLDPNNDTLSPTESPDVDPLASSLTATPEVLAPSPAVLPAPASPPRPFSCPDCGRAFRRSSGLSQHRRTHSGEKPYRCPDCGKSFSHGATLAQHRGIHTGARPYQCAACGKAFGWRSTLLKHRSSHSGEKPHHCPVCGKAFGHGSLLAQHLRTHGGPRPHKCPVCAKGFGQGSALLKHLRTHTGERPYPCPQCGKAFGQSSALLQHQRTHTAERPYRCPHCGKAFGQSSNLQHHLRIHTGERPYACPHCSKAFGQSSALLQHLHVHSGERPYRCQLCGKAFGQASSLTKHKRVHEGAAAAAAAAAAAAAAAAAGLGLSPASMLRPGQVSLLGPDAVSVLGSGLGLSPGPSSGLGSEPSSVLGSLPDPGPKALSGSESTPTPDSVKSSDPKPVPNANPDVVASPEQGSGPSSDQDPAPSPQPNPESHPEPCSPTRNTVSPALPTGESPEWVQEQGALLGPDG, encoded by the exons atggagagaggggcagagcccTGGAGCTGGGCACTGGACACCTCTAGTGCCGGGTCCCATGACTTCCATCCAG ATCCTGCCCCGGAAGCAGCCAGCACTTCCACACCAGGGATGCGGCGCTCAGTCCTGGTCAGGAACCCGGGCCACAGAGGTCCAAGGCCTGCTTATGAAGAGCTTGACTCCGACTCAGAGGACCTGGACCCCAACCCTGAAGAGCTGGATGCAGTCTGCGAAGACCCAGAGCCTGACCCAGAAGACCTCAACACTGTCTCCGAAGATGCGGACCCCAGCTACGAAGATCTGGGGCCCGTCTCTGAGGACCTGGACCCCGACGCCGAAGCTCCGAGCTCCATCTCAGCTGCCCGGGACTCGGATCCCCAAGATCTCCACCCCATGGCTTCAAGTTTCGACCTTGATCCAGATGTCATTGGCCCTGTGCCCCTGGTTCTTGACCCTAACAACGACACCCTCAGCCCCACCGAATCCCCAGACGTGGACCCCCTCGCATCCAGCCTCACTGCCACTCCCGAggtcctggcccccagccccgcgGTGCTCCCTGCACCCGCCAGCCCTCCCCGGCCCTTCTCCTGCCCCGACTGCGGGCGAGCCTTCCGCCGTAGCTCGGGGCTGAGCCAGCACCGCCGTACCCACAGCGGCGAGAAGCCCTACCGCTGCCCCGACTGCGGCAAGTCGTTCAGCCACGGCGCCACGCTGGCCCAGCACCGCGGCATCCACACAGGCGCGCGGCCCTACCAGTGCGCCGCCTGCGGCAAGGCCTTCGGCTGGCGCTCGACGCTGCTGAAGCACCGCAGCAGCCACAGTGGCGAGAAGCCGCACCACTGCCCGGTGTGCGGCAAGGCGTTCGGGCATGGCTCGCTGCTGGCGCAGCACCTGCGCACGCACGGCGGGCCGCGGCCGCACAAGTGCCCAGTGTGCGCCAAGGGCTTCGGGCAGGGTTCGGCGCTGCTGAAGCACCTGCGCACGCACACCGGCGAGCGGCCCTACCCGTGCCCGCAGTGCGGCAAGGCCTTCGGCCAGAGCTCGGCACTGCTGCAGCACCAGCGCACGCACACGGCCGAGCGCCCTTACCGCTGTCCCCACTGCGGGAAGGCCTTCGGCCAGAGCTCCAACCTGCAGCACCACCTGCGCATCCACACCGGCGAGCGGCCCTACGCCTGTCCCCACTGCTCCAAGGCCTTCGGCCAGAGCTCCGCGCTGCTGCAGCACCTGCACGTGCACTCCGGGGAGCGCCCTTACCGCTGCCAGCTCTGCGGCAAGGCCTTTGGCCAAGCGTCCAGCCTCACCAAGCACAAGCGGGTGCACGAgggcgccgccgccgctgccgccgcagCTGCtgcagcagccgccgccgccgccgcgggccTTGGCCTCAGTCCTGCCTCCATGTTGAGGCCCGGGCAGGTCTCCCTCCTGGGTCCTGATGCTGTCTCTGTTCTTGGCTCCGGCCTGGGCCTCAGCCCTGGCCCCAGCTCCGGCCTGGGCTCTGAACCTAGCTCCGTGCTGGGCTCCCTTCCTGATCCTGGCCCCAAAGCTCTCTCTGGCTCCGAATCTACCCCCACCCCTGATTCTGTCAAATCTTCTGACCCTAAGCCTGTTCCCAATGCCAATCCTGACGTCGTGGCCAGCCCTGAGCAGGGATCTGGTCCCAGCTCTGACCAGGATCCCGCCCCTAGCCCCCAGCCCAACCCTGAATCTCACCCTGAGCCCTGCTCTCCCACCCGCAACACTGTCAGTCCAGCCCTCCCTACTGGCGAGAGTCCCGAGTGGGTGCAGGAGCAAGGGGCTCTGCTGGGGCCGGATGGCTGA
- the ZNF358 gene encoding zinc finger protein 358 isoform X3 produces the protein MRRSVLVRNPGHRGPRPAYEELDSDSEDLDPNPEELDAVCEDPEPDPEDLNTVSEDADPSYEDLGPVSEDLDPDAEAPSSISAARDSDPQDLHPMASSFDLDPDVIGPVPLVLDPNNDTLSPTESPDVDPLASSLTATPEVLAPSPAVLPAPASPPRPFSCPDCGRAFRRSSGLSQHRRTHSGEKPYRCPDCGKSFSHGATLAQHRGIHTGARPYQCAACGKAFGWRSTLLKHRSSHSGEKPHHCPVCGKAFGHGSLLAQHLRTHGGPRPHKCPVCAKGFGQGSALLKHLRTHTGERPYPCPQCGKAFGQSSALLQHQRTHTAERPYRCPHCGKAFGQSSNLQHHLRIHTGERPYACPHCSKAFGQSSALLQHLHVHSGERPYRCQLCGKAFGQASSLTKHKRVHEGAAAAAAAAAAAAAAAAAGLGLSPASMLRPGQVSLLGPDAVSVLGSGLGLSPGPSSGLGSEPSSVLGSLPDPGPKALSGSESTPTPDSVKSSDPKPVPNANPDVVASPEQGSGPSSDQDPAPSPQPNPESHPEPCSPTRNTVSPALPTGESPEWVQEQGALLGPDG, from the coding sequence ATGCGGCGCTCAGTCCTGGTCAGGAACCCGGGCCACAGAGGTCCAAGGCCTGCTTATGAAGAGCTTGACTCCGACTCAGAGGACCTGGACCCCAACCCTGAAGAGCTGGATGCAGTCTGCGAAGACCCAGAGCCTGACCCAGAAGACCTCAACACTGTCTCCGAAGATGCGGACCCCAGCTACGAAGATCTGGGGCCCGTCTCTGAGGACCTGGACCCCGACGCCGAAGCTCCGAGCTCCATCTCAGCTGCCCGGGACTCGGATCCCCAAGATCTCCACCCCATGGCTTCAAGTTTCGACCTTGATCCAGATGTCATTGGCCCTGTGCCCCTGGTTCTTGACCCTAACAACGACACCCTCAGCCCCACCGAATCCCCAGACGTGGACCCCCTCGCATCCAGCCTCACTGCCACTCCCGAggtcctggcccccagccccgcgGTGCTCCCTGCACCCGCCAGCCCTCCCCGGCCCTTCTCCTGCCCCGACTGCGGGCGAGCCTTCCGCCGTAGCTCGGGGCTGAGCCAGCACCGCCGTACCCACAGCGGCGAGAAGCCCTACCGCTGCCCCGACTGCGGCAAGTCGTTCAGCCACGGCGCCACGCTGGCCCAGCACCGCGGCATCCACACAGGCGCGCGGCCCTACCAGTGCGCCGCCTGCGGCAAGGCCTTCGGCTGGCGCTCGACGCTGCTGAAGCACCGCAGCAGCCACAGTGGCGAGAAGCCGCACCACTGCCCGGTGTGCGGCAAGGCGTTCGGGCATGGCTCGCTGCTGGCGCAGCACCTGCGCACGCACGGCGGGCCGCGGCCGCACAAGTGCCCAGTGTGCGCCAAGGGCTTCGGGCAGGGTTCGGCGCTGCTGAAGCACCTGCGCACGCACACCGGCGAGCGGCCCTACCCGTGCCCGCAGTGCGGCAAGGCCTTCGGCCAGAGCTCGGCACTGCTGCAGCACCAGCGCACGCACACGGCCGAGCGCCCTTACCGCTGTCCCCACTGCGGGAAGGCCTTCGGCCAGAGCTCCAACCTGCAGCACCACCTGCGCATCCACACCGGCGAGCGGCCCTACGCCTGTCCCCACTGCTCCAAGGCCTTCGGCCAGAGCTCCGCGCTGCTGCAGCACCTGCACGTGCACTCCGGGGAGCGCCCTTACCGCTGCCAGCTCTGCGGCAAGGCCTTTGGCCAAGCGTCCAGCCTCACCAAGCACAAGCGGGTGCACGAgggcgccgccgccgctgccgccgcagCTGCtgcagcagccgccgccgccgccgcgggccTTGGCCTCAGTCCTGCCTCCATGTTGAGGCCCGGGCAGGTCTCCCTCCTGGGTCCTGATGCTGTCTCTGTTCTTGGCTCCGGCCTGGGCCTCAGCCCTGGCCCCAGCTCCGGCCTGGGCTCTGAACCTAGCTCCGTGCTGGGCTCCCTTCCTGATCCTGGCCCCAAAGCTCTCTCTGGCTCCGAATCTACCCCCACCCCTGATTCTGTCAAATCTTCTGACCCTAAGCCTGTTCCCAATGCCAATCCTGACGTCGTGGCCAGCCCTGAGCAGGGATCTGGTCCCAGCTCTGACCAGGATCCCGCCCCTAGCCCCCAGCCCAACCCTGAATCTCACCCTGAGCCCTGCTCTCCCACCCGCAACACTGTCAGTCCAGCCCTCCCTACTGGCGAGAGTCCCGAGTGGGTGCAGGAGCAAGGGGCTCTGCTGGGGCCGGATGGCTGA